The Chitinophaga flava genome has a segment encoding these proteins:
- a CDS encoding PAS domain-containing hybrid sensor histidine kinase/response regulator, translated as MTSKGKNARKILSTETGTAGEPGIFSLPIIAWLRHTNAGILVTDEKFQWQWANEIFLQHLPGPFPENAAFDELISCFRPLISNVQAFEERVNILRQEKKPFFGWEVILENGMILEVTYMPVFDKQNFIGSIWQVVNITRKHHVQEEIKRNEHKFRVMLNNLNAAMCETDLKGNITRVYESFCRLSGYAEEELIGKNITEVFVPEENKKFAHALRRKRLSENVPLLYDMEIMLKDGSRRWVLASSANVYDRNGKITGGAGIHMDITGQKRLQQELEEARRHAEEARHAQKDFLASMSHEIRTPLNAIIGMAHLLEETNLDPQQKEYVNILKHSSGILLGIVSDILDISRIEAGELQVNQREFNPREIIQSLRHTFELKLGRRPIIINTELDANLNTWLIGDDVLLNQILINLLGNAEKFTKEGEIAIKATQESWLDNKLWVRFRVCDTGIGIKKDKLELIFRNYKQAEGDIRENYGGTGLGLAIVKQLVELLGGSIEVEDYPGYSTCFSFNLPFMDSRKPISAAGTKPGKKLKQRTFEDARVLVVEDNPMNLRYIMSLLEKYKINYQLATNGPDAKWFLNARQYDLVLMDIRIPGMNGLELTQEIRADENQPNVATPVIATTAVAMENTAATVRAAGITDILIKPYTPDQLWQIFNKYLNEEETELIMEEEVQNISGFEFHGELDVRYLTALYENNISYAADLFEIFIRTIKDEMQKLENMVEKDDWEKAKFQVHKLKPNFAMVGLTWISAKMQELENNLRTGEPQHPEEATQLFREVVGDVEKYYPIVDEEYARMREFINSAAHQ; from the coding sequence ATGACATCCAAAGGAAAGAATGCACGGAAAATCCTGTCAACAGAAACCGGCACTGCGGGCGAGCCTGGCATATTCTCGCTACCCATCATTGCCTGGCTCCGGCATACCAATGCCGGTATCCTCGTGACCGATGAAAAATTCCAATGGCAATGGGCCAACGAGATTTTTCTGCAACATCTGCCCGGACCTTTCCCGGAAAATGCAGCTTTCGATGAACTCATCAGCTGCTTCCGGCCTCTCATCTCCAACGTACAGGCTTTTGAGGAAAGAGTGAATATCCTCCGCCAGGAAAAAAAGCCCTTTTTCGGCTGGGAAGTAATCCTCGAAAACGGTATGATCCTGGAAGTTACCTACATGCCCGTCTTCGATAAACAAAACTTCATCGGCAGCATCTGGCAGGTAGTCAATATCACCCGCAAACACCACGTACAGGAAGAAATCAAGCGGAATGAGCACAAATTCAGGGTGATGCTCAATAATCTCAACGCGGCCATGTGCGAAACCGACCTGAAAGGCAATATCACCCGCGTATACGAAAGTTTCTGCCGCCTGTCAGGTTATGCAGAAGAAGAGCTGATCGGCAAAAATATCACGGAAGTATTTGTGCCGGAAGAAAATAAAAAATTTGCCCATGCCCTCCGCAGGAAACGCCTCTCCGAAAACGTTCCCCTGCTCTATGACATGGAAATCATGCTCAAAGACGGCTCCCGCAGATGGGTTCTCGCCAGCTCCGCCAATGTCTACGACCGAAACGGTAAAATCACCGGCGGCGCCGGTATCCACATGGACATTACTGGCCAGAAACGCCTCCAGCAGGAACTGGAAGAAGCCCGCCGCCACGCCGAAGAAGCCCGCCATGCCCAGAAAGACTTCCTGGCCAGCATGAGCCACGAAATACGCACTCCCCTCAATGCCATCATCGGAATGGCTCACCTCCTCGAGGAAACAAACCTCGACCCGCAGCAAAAAGAATATGTCAACATCCTCAAACATTCCTCTGGCATCCTCCTCGGCATCGTCAGCGATATCCTCGATATCTCCCGCATCGAAGCCGGTGAACTGCAGGTCAACCAACGGGAATTTAACCCCCGCGAAATAATTCAGTCACTCCGCCATACCTTTGAGCTGAAACTGGGCCGCCGGCCCATTATCATCAACACCGAACTCGATGCCAATCTTAACACCTGGCTGATTGGTGATGACGTGTTATTGAACCAAATACTCATCAATTTGTTAGGTAATGCGGAAAAATTCACCAAAGAAGGGGAAATAGCCATTAAAGCCACCCAGGAAAGCTGGCTGGATAATAAGTTATGGGTAAGGTTCCGTGTCTGCGATACCGGTATTGGCATCAAAAAAGATAAACTGGAACTGATTTTCCGTAACTATAAACAGGCAGAAGGAGACATCCGCGAAAACTATGGCGGCACCGGCCTGGGCCTCGCCATCGTAAAACAGCTGGTGGAACTGCTTGGCGGATCCATTGAAGTGGAAGACTATCCGGGATATAGTACCTGTTTCTCCTTTAACCTGCCGTTTATGGATAGTAGGAAACCAATTTCAGCAGCAGGAACAAAACCTGGTAAAAAGCTGAAACAACGTACCTTTGAAGATGCAAGGGTCCTCGTGGTGGAAGATAATCCGATGAACCTGCGTTATATCATGAGCCTCCTGGAAAAATATAAAATCAACTACCAGCTGGCCACCAATGGACCCGATGCGAAATGGTTCCTCAACGCCCGGCAATACGACCTTGTTCTCATGGATATCCGTATACCTGGTATGAACGGACTGGAACTGACACAGGAAATCAGAGCAGATGAAAATCAACCGAATGTGGCTACTCCAGTAATTGCCACTACCGCTGTAGCGATGGAAAACACTGCCGCCACCGTCAGAGCCGCCGGAATAACCGATATTCTGATCAAGCCATACACACCCGATCAGCTATGGCAGATCTTTAATAAATATCTCAACGAAGAAGAAACAGAACTAATAATGGAAGAAGAAGTGCAGAACATCAGCGGATTTGAGTTCCATGGGGAACTGGATGTCAGGTATCTTACAGCCCTCTATGAGAATAATATCTCCTATGCGGCTGACCTGTTTGAAATTTTTATACGAACGATTAAAGACGAAATGCAGAAGCTGGAAAATATGGTGGAGAAGGATGACTGGGAAAAAGCCAAATTCCAGGTCCATAAACTCAAACCTAATTTCGCTATGGTGGGCCTCACCTGGATCAGCGCCAAAATGCAGGAACTCGAAAATAACCTCCGCACCGGCGAACCTCAGCATCCCGAAGAGGCCACACAGCTCTTCCGCGAAGTAGTAGGGGACGTGGAAAAATACTATCCGATCGTAGATGAAGAATATGCCCGCATGCGGGAATTCATCAACTCGGCCGCTCATCAATAA
- a CDS encoding fructosamine kinase family protein, whose protein sequence is MIDEILQRQLSTALSEQLKVKIHINDAKSVHGGDINQTFRIATNEGYFFLKLNDAKRYPEMFAAEYAGLEALYATHALAVPQPLAYGSCNGQTYLLMEHLIKGVAIQDFWEDFGASLAQLHKKTQPHFGYAAPNYIGTLKQYNTPYTNWPVFYAFNRLLPLAKIAYDQQIIDQNMMYQMERLCKRLPQLFPADAPALLHGDLWSGNFMVGQDGKVCVFDPAIYYGHREMDLAMTRLFGGFDTRFYYAYQAAWPLSPGWQQRIGVCQLYPLLVHTLLFGGNYYNSIKEILQAY, encoded by the coding sequence ATGATAGATGAAATTTTACAACGGCAACTCAGCACGGCCCTATCCGAGCAACTAAAGGTGAAAATACATATTAATGACGCAAAAAGTGTACACGGCGGTGATATTAATCAAACATTTCGTATAGCCACCAACGAAGGGTATTTTTTCCTGAAACTGAATGATGCCAAACGTTACCCTGAAATGTTTGCCGCAGAATATGCCGGCCTGGAGGCGCTGTATGCTACGCATGCGCTGGCAGTGCCGCAGCCATTGGCTTATGGCTCCTGTAATGGTCAGACCTACCTGTTGATGGAGCATCTGATCAAAGGGGTGGCCATACAGGATTTCTGGGAAGATTTTGGGGCCTCGCTGGCACAGCTGCACAAGAAAACACAGCCACATTTTGGTTATGCGGCGCCAAATTATATTGGAACTTTAAAACAATACAATACACCTTATACCAACTGGCCGGTGTTTTATGCCTTCAACCGGTTGTTGCCGCTGGCGAAGATAGCCTATGACCAGCAGATCATTGACCAGAACATGATGTATCAGATGGAGCGTTTATGCAAACGGTTGCCACAGCTGTTTCCGGCAGATGCACCGGCATTGTTGCATGGGGATTTGTGGTCGGGGAATTTTATGGTTGGGCAGGATGGTAAGGTATGTGTATTTGACCCTGCTATATACTACGGGCACCGGGAGATGGACCTGGCGATGACACGTTTGTTTGGAGGCTTTGATACCCGGTTTTATTATGCTTACCAGGCAGCCTGGCCGCTGTCGCCGGGATGGCAACAGCGGATAGGGGTTTGCCAGTTATATCCGTTGCTGGTACATACGTTGTTGTTTGGCGGAAACTATTACAACAGCATCAAGGAGATACTGCAGGCTTATTGA
- a CDS encoding DUF3810 domain-containing protein yields the protein METSAKIKKKIVRIVLTLAVILLLKGLFAWSHHFSDCYFHRWYIWSSRAFRQLTGIVPFSVGDVIYIAWIGTAIFFLLKLCYKLIRMQWGASGLLVLRGIHFILKLYLAFLILWGFNYERNTLLHDTGIITGAYNTQQLYQLSDTLLKLTNAEKLKLGDTLGITLPDTTVPVFKKAVMAYTTAAGQWPAFRYKSPSVKPAMFGEWLNYPGVTGYLNPFSGEAQVNTTTPSVLLPIITCHEIAHQLGYAPEEDANFVGYLAATSSSDSHFRYSANFDMFLYSVKQLAVRDTAMAKEVWHRAMPGVKADYKNIVKFYEQYTGKVEDYSTILYDKYLKANKQDKGIRSYSEVTGWLIAWFKIR from the coding sequence ATGGAAACGAGTGCCAAAATTAAAAAGAAGATCGTTCGTATTGTATTAACACTTGCGGTTATACTGTTGTTAAAGGGATTGTTCGCCTGGAGCCATCACTTCAGTGATTGCTACTTCCATAGGTGGTATATCTGGAGTAGTAGGGCATTTCGTCAGTTAACAGGTATAGTACCATTTAGTGTTGGGGACGTAATATATATAGCCTGGATCGGAACCGCCATATTTTTTCTGTTAAAACTATGTTATAAACTTATCCGGATGCAATGGGGTGCTTCCGGCTTGCTGGTGCTGCGTGGCATTCATTTTATACTGAAGCTTTACCTGGCTTTTCTTATCTTGTGGGGCTTCAATTATGAACGTAACACCCTCCTGCACGATACGGGCATCATTACCGGCGCCTATAACACCCAACAGCTGTACCAGTTGTCGGATACCCTGCTGAAACTGACCAATGCGGAAAAGCTTAAACTGGGAGATACATTGGGCATTACACTACCCGATACTACAGTGCCCGTCTTTAAAAAAGCGGTGATGGCGTATACTACTGCCGCAGGTCAATGGCCTGCCTTCCGTTATAAATCACCTAGTGTAAAGCCCGCCATGTTCGGCGAATGGCTCAACTATCCCGGGGTGACAGGCTACCTCAACCCCTTCTCCGGAGAAGCTCAGGTAAACACCACCACTCCATCTGTACTGCTGCCTATCATCACCTGCCATGAAATAGCCCACCAGCTGGGATATGCTCCCGAAGAAGATGCTAATTTCGTAGGATACCTGGCTGCCACCAGTTCATCGGATAGCCATTTCCGTTATTCGGCCAACTTCGATATGTTCCTTTATAGCGTTAAACAGCTGGCCGTCAGAGATACTGCCATGGCAAAAGAAGTATGGCACCGGGCCATGCCTGGCGTAAAAGCCGACTATAAGAACATCGTTAAATTCTATGAGCAGTATACCGGTAAAGTGGAAGATTACTCTACCATCCTATACGACAAATATCTGAAGGCTAATAAACAGGACAAAGGAATACGCAGCTACAGCGAAGTGACCGGCTGGCTCATTGCCTGGTTTAAAATCCGGTAA